A window from Montipora capricornis isolate CH-2021 chromosome 7, ASM3666992v2, whole genome shotgun sequence encodes these proteins:
- the LOC138055881 gene encoding uncharacterized protein — MDEIINLTPVRGSNYSKVQEFYEKLSKNFDALQTLEEGEKLHGFVMATLNKLPQVKPDLVRVDENWENWSMEDLIDALQKWLKRNSIETSTEQHKKSEKHLFTLKGEKPTPYCLFCRKQDHWSDSCTVVTELVDRGKFFMDHSLCFNCGRSGHRAEQCRRRGCLKCKYKHHTSICDKRERASSMQNEVSQTSSPTEVSLTGYTTYAEEKVLPAIIPVCVEGEILWAYLDTGSGRNFISREAVKKLKLKPARHESREILKVNGSKVQSMPIFDTSIVSLDGKACEEIELTGSRLADFTTVRRPDMNRLKLKYSHTQDKRFYMTSGGEYQIHLILGDSMYSRIRTERVFKGNPGEPLVEETAFGWVVHGGDEYTSDGVCMYLREVNDYEKLYSLDVLGVEDRGETDQFDVLRDFKENIARRDDGRYEVSFPWIPGAELSSTNEVLSRKRLQNVERRLSKNENLREEYADIIEQQLRVGIVEEVPERPTGERVFYMPHKPVIKESAVTTKVRMVFDASAKPYPLANSINDCMFTGPQLQPLLWGIMVRARMSTNLLLGDIEKAFLQIGVKEKDRDAFRFLFNVKGEERHLRLMRVPFGVEASPFVLGATLQNHLQQQGTAFEDTVRARKENTYVDNLMQMGGDQEQLVKFKKESTEILENAKFPVHKWESNVGSLESENMPNPSKILGHTWNKEEDTVEFPAKPFADD; from the coding sequence ATGGATGAAATCATCAATTTAACTCCAGTGAGGGGGTCAAATTACAGCAAGGTACAAGAGTTCTACGAGAAGCTCAGTAAGAACTTCGATGCACTCCAAACGCTCGAAGAAGGTGAAAAGCTTCACGGGTTTGTTATGGCTACGCTTAACAAATTGCCCCAAGTCAAACCTGACCTGGTAAGAGTGGATGAGAATTGGGAGAACTGGTCCATGGAAGATCTGATTGATGCCCTGCAAAAGTGGCTTAAAAGAAACAGCATAGAAACCAGCACTGAACAGCACAAGAAGTCTGAGAAGCACTTGTTCACGCTGAAGGGAGAAAAACCAACACCATATTGTCTTTTCTGTAGAAAGCAAGACCATTGGAGTGATAGCTGTACCGTAGTAACAGAGTTAGTGGACAGGGGGAAGTTCTTCATGGATCATAGCTTGTGTTTTAACTGTGGACGCTCGGGTCACAGAGCAGAGCAGTGCCGTAGGCGAGGGTGCCTGAAGTGCAAGTACAAGCATCATACAAGCATATGTGATAAGCGAGAGAGAGCGAGCAGCATGCAGAATGAAGTGTCACAAACCAGCAGTCCAACTGAAGTGTCATTGACAGGCTACACTACTTATGCAGAGGAGAAAGTACTACCTGCTATAATTCCTGTTTGTGTTGAAGGTGAGATTCTCTGGGCTTACCTGGACACAGGATCAGGTCGCAACTTCATATCGAGAGAGGCGGTGAAGAAGTTAAAGCTAAAGCCAGCGCGCCACGAGTCCCGTGAGATCCTGAAAGTGAATGGAAGTAAAGTCCAGTCCATGCCAATATTTGATACCAGTATTGTCTCTCTAGACGGGAAAGCATGTGAAGAAATTGAACTGACTGGTTCCAGGCTAGCAGACTTTACCACTGTGAGAAGGCCAGACATGAACCGGCTGAAACTCAAGTACTCACACACACAAGACAAGAGGTTCTACATGACATCTGGAGGAGAGTATCAGATACATCTTATTCTTGGAGACAGTATGTACAGCAGAATCAGGACAGAGAGAGTGTTCAAAGGAAACCCTGGAGAGCCCTTAGTAGAAGAGACCGCCTTTGGTTGGGTTGTTCATGGTGGAGATGAGTATACAAGTGATGGTGTGTGTATGTATCTGAGAGAAGTCAATGATTATGAGAAACTGTACAGTTTGGATGTGCTTGGAGTTGAAGATCGGGGGGAGACTGACCAGTTTGATGTACTGCGTGACTTTAAAGAGAACATTGCGAGAAGAGACGATGGGAGGTATGAAGTCAGTTTCCCCTGGATTCCAGGAGCTGAGTTATCGAGCACAAACGAGGTGTTGAGCAGGAAGCGTTTGCAGAATGTTGAGAGGAGATTGTCAAAGAATGAGAACTTGAGAGAAGAATATGCTGACATCATCGAACAGCAACTGCGGGTGGGCATAGTAGAAGAAGTTCCTGAGAGGCCGACGGGTGAACGAGTGTTCTACATGCCACATAAACCAGTTATCAAGGAGAGTGCAGTAACTACAAAGGTCCGCATGGTATTTGACGCCAGCGCTAAGCCCTACCCGTTGGCCAACAGCATCAATGATTGTATGTTCACTGGCCCCCAATTGCAGCCACTGCTCTGGGGCATTATGGTGAGAGCACGCATGTCTACAAACCTACTCCTTGGTGACATCGAGAAAGCGTTTCTGCAGATAGGtgttaaagaaaaagacagagATGCTTTCAGATTTCTCTTCAATGTCAAAGGAGAAGAGCGGCATCTGAGGCTCATGCGAGTACCTTTTGGAGTGGAAGCCAGTCCTTTTGTGTTAGGAGCCACTCTGCAGAATCACCTTCAGCAGCAAGGAACAGCATTTGAAGACACAGTCAGAGCACGGAAGGAAAACACCTATGTCGACAACCTTATGCAGATGGGAGGAGATCAGGAGCAGCTGGTGAAATTTAAAAAGGAGAGCACTGAAATCCTCGAAAATGCTAAGTTTCCAGTTCATAAGTGGGAATCAAATGTTGGATCTCTGGAGAGTGAGAACATGCCGAACCCTAGTAAGATTCTGGGACACACATGGAACAAGGAAGAAGACACTGTAGAGTTCCCAGCAAAGCCTTTCGCTGACGATTAA
- the LOC138055880 gene encoding uncharacterized protein, which translates to MVALYWLTNPAKAWKVFVANRVRKIAEATSEIGITWKYVPTDMNLADLGSTGPTIAKMERGNWLTGPNWLLDEMQWPQQPKLKCTEVADEERRPTPEGILHTQEHKRDEWDASLERSAYWRTMRVTAWMLRFISNCKARRNKLKRRSGPLVTEEITTARTYWVRRVQRPDQASLQSPGWKLVEDEDTGVLKCEGRVKGYRPTYLPGGSLAEKVVAHVHNQIMHLGVANTMASVRESWWIPKLRSRVKKTIERCNVCKVFSTRPYEAPPTSALPEYRTEGSRPFEVTGVDFAGPLSNRVGKEELGKYSIIIFTCASSRAVHLEVTRTQTADEFQKKLNAFISRRTRPRVIISDNAGVFKTTADWIRAIRKSEKMQNYLAREEIRWQFNLARSPWWGGFYERLIKEIKKTLHKTLGRSRLSYEAMESVVMDIERNLNNRPLTYEEAEGEEEVLTPNVIMWGRDAYPIEDIELIEDDKEKLTKMNKGLEEAKAHAWRRWKREYIHSLMEGHRLNKKEGATPVVGEVVLVVGDEKNRGEWKKGKVTRLIQGKDGVVRGVILLHKGHTIERPLQLVCPLEIRGADHSDHLQEGRRNEVQPRNQRVRRPAAQQAAERIAVQMRAEEED; encoded by the coding sequence ATGGTGGCGCTGTATTGGCTGACTAATCCCGCAAAGGCATGGAAAGTGTTTGTGGCCAACAGAGTGAGAAAGATAGCAGAAGCCACCAGTGAGATTGGGATTACTTGGAAGTACGTTCCAACAGATATGAATTTGGCAGACCTTGGAAGTACAGGGCCGACCATTGCGAAGATGGAGAGAGGAAACTGGCTGACTGGCCCTAACTGGCTATTGGATGAAATGCAGTGGCCACAGCAGCCAAAGTTGAAATGCACTGAAGTGGCAGATGAAGAGCGTAGACCCACCCCGGAGGGAATCCTTCACACACAAGAGCACAAGCGGGATGAGTGGGATGCATCGTTAGAGAGGAGTGCTTACTGGCGGACCATGAGGGTGACGGCTTGGATGTTGAGGTTCATCAGTAACTGCAAAGCAAGAAGAAACAAGTTGAAGAGAAGATCGGGTCCATTAGTAACCGAAGAGATCACTACTGCGAGAACATATTGGGTGAGAAGAGTTCAGAGACCAGACCAAGCAAGTTTACAATCGCCAGGATGGAAGCTAGTAGAAGATGAAGACACAGGCGTTCTCAAGTGTGAAGGCAGAGTTAAAGGATACAGGCCCACGTACCTTCCAGGGGGATCGCTGGCTGAGAAGGTCGTTGCTCATGTACACAATCAGATAATGCATCTTGGTGTTGCTAATACGATGGCAAGTGTAAGAGAGAGTTGGTGGATTCCGAAGTTGAGATCAAGAGTCAAGAAGACGATCGAAAGGTGCAATGTCTGCAAAGTATTCTCCACCAGGCCGTACGAAGCACCACCAACGAGCGCCCTGCCGGAATACAGGACAGAGGGGAGTAGACCGTTTGAGGTCACCGGAGTAGACTTTGCCGGACCTTTGAGTAACAGGGTTGGCAAGGAAGAACTAGGAAAGTACTCAATAATCATCTTCACGTGCGCGAGTTCAAGAGCAGTCCATTTAGAAGTAACAAGGACACAAACGGCGGACGAATTCCAGAAGAAACTGAACGCGTTCATCTCGCGCCGAACGAGGCCTCGTGTAATCATCTCAGACAATGCCGGAGTCTTCAAGACCACAGCAGACTGGATCAGAGCTATCAGGAAGAGCGAGAAGATGCAGAACTACTTAGCGAGAGAGGAAATTCGTTGGCAGTTTAACCTTGCGAGATCCCCTTGGTGGGGAGGGTTCTATGAGAGactgatcaaagaaataaagaagaCTTTGCACAAGACGCTAGGGCGGTCAAGACTTTCGTATGAAGCCATGGAATCGGTCGTGATGGATATAGAAAGGAACTTGAACAATCGCCCCCTGACTTACGAGGAGGCGGAGGGAGAAGAAGAGGTGCTTACACCAAACGTGATCATGTGGGGTCGTGATGCTTACCCAATCGAAGACATCGAACTTATCGAAGATGATAAGGAGAAGCTGACGAAGATGAATAAGGGGTTGGAAGAAGCTAAGGCCCATGCATGGAGACGATGGAAGAGAGAATACATCCACAGTCTAATGGAAGGTCACCGTCTAAACAAGAAAGAGGGAGCTACACCCGTAGTCGGAGAAGTTGTTCTTGTCGTTGGAGACGAAAAGAACCGTGGAGAGTGGAAGAAAGGGAAGGTGACGCGCCTCATTCAAGGCAAGGATGGTGTTGTTAGAGGTGTGATTTTGTTGCATAAGGGACACACTATTGAGAGACCTCTTCAGCTAGTTTGTCCATTGGAGATACGAGGAGCGGATCACAGTGATCACCTGCAAGAGGGGAGGAGAAACGAAGTGCAACCGAGGAACCAGAGAGTGCGGAGACCTGCAGCTCAACAGGCAGCTGAAAGGATTGCAGTACAAATGCGAGCAGAAGAAGAGGACTAA